The genomic window CGACATGCTCCTCGTGGACAGGAAGGCCATTCCGGAGAAGCGCCGCGTCGCGTTCCTGTTCAAGGACGGGGCCGCGCTCTCCCTGAGCTTCTGGTGGTTCGGCTACGTGCACTACGCCGCGGACGGCAAGCTCGACAAGCACACGATGTCGGCGAAGCTCGGACCGAACGTGGTGGACGTGACGAAGGCGCAGTTCCGGGAACTCGTGCGCGGCCGGAAGGGCACGGTGAAGTCGTTC from Candidatus Effluviviaceae Genus I sp. includes these protein-coding regions:
- a CDS encoding Fpg/Nei family DNA glycosylase, which gives rise to MPELPEVASRAKEMQKLLVGKTIAGIEVLQPKCLNVSAAKFKKALEGARIESVTYHGKWLFTKTTKGYLLINMGMGGDMLLVDRKAIPEKRRVAFLFKDGAALSLSFWWFGYVHYAADGKLDKHTMSAKLGPNVVDVTKAQFRELVRGRKGTVKSF